In one window of Gemmatimonadota bacterium DNA:
- a CDS encoding tetratricopeptide repeat protein, which produces MRHAAELLTAGCAARGVAGAVLLAALLAAGAGAGAAAAQVVNGQGAEEIRLLRESAVREATGDLAGAERILREILADRPESLSALLSLERLLRMQERTAELLPLIDRLLAVDPASAIGHQMRLRTYSALDRVAELEQAGESWIRATPRLETPYREIARAWEARGEYAPAVEVLERGRRRVGREDALALELGDQYAALGDYARAVREWNRAVGGDARGLLLVRRRLASLPDGGAQLLPALIDSLTGGRTSIERRRAAAELAIDAGLGTRAEAIARLVAEALTGAERQSFLVETARRADGASLPALAYWGYSTLLAEGGPVEQLLAVRSRLAELALALGDTAAARESYLALERAAAVGSAERRRAAAVRLELTAREGKAAAAAREFDEFRRQFPEAPELDAVAAALAASLAAEGEVERAERLLVGINGPRSNLARGRLALRQGEVARARSAFLAAAPALHGAEATQAIALATLLGRVLPEGGRLLARALARAGTGEVAGAVALLHKGAGELHVSERPAVLDFAATLADLAELREEASRIRREIIAEHPRAPEVAAALLGLARALLEQPSGLEEAQELLRRLILEHPRSALVPQARRELERAQGRVPHS; this is translated from the coding sequence GTGAGGCACGCCGCGGAGCTCCTGACGGCGGGGTGCGCGGCGCGCGGCGTCGCCGGGGCTGTGCTGCTCGCTGCGCTGCTGGCAGCCGGCGCGGGCGCGGGCGCGGCGGCCGCCCAGGTGGTGAACGGCCAGGGCGCGGAAGAGATCCGGCTGCTGCGCGAGTCGGCGGTGCGCGAGGCGACTGGCGACCTGGCGGGCGCGGAGCGCATCCTGCGCGAGATCCTGGCGGACCGGCCCGAGTCCCTGAGCGCGCTGCTCTCGCTCGAGCGGCTGCTGCGCATGCAGGAGCGGACCGCAGAGCTGCTCCCGCTGATTGACCGCTTGCTGGCCGTGGACCCGGCCTCCGCCATCGGGCACCAGATGCGACTGCGCACGTACTCGGCGCTGGACCGCGTGGCCGAGCTCGAGCAGGCGGGCGAGAGCTGGATCCGGGCGACGCCGCGGCTGGAAACGCCGTACCGGGAGATCGCGCGGGCGTGGGAGGCGCGGGGCGAGTATGCCCCGGCCGTCGAGGTGCTCGAGCGCGGGCGCAGGCGAGTGGGGCGCGAGGATGCGCTGGCACTCGAGCTGGGCGACCAGTACGCGGCGCTGGGCGACTACGCGCGCGCCGTCCGCGAGTGGAACCGGGCCGTGGGCGGCGACGCCCGGGGGCTCCTGCTGGTGCGCAGACGGCTGGCGTCCCTGCCTGATGGCGGCGCGCAGCTCCTGCCTGCACTGATCGACTCGCTCACCGGCGGGCGCACCAGCATCGAGCGGCGGCGGGCGGCGGCCGAGCTGGCGATCGATGCGGGGCTGGGCACCCGCGCCGAGGCCATCGCCCGGCTGGTGGCCGAGGCGCTGACCGGCGCGGAGCGGCAGAGCTTCCTGGTCGAGACCGCGCGCCGCGCCGATGGTGCCTCGCTGCCCGCGCTGGCGTATTGGGGCTACTCGACGCTGCTGGCGGAGGGCGGGCCGGTCGAGCAGTTGTTGGCGGTCCGCAGCCGCCTGGCCGAGTTGGCGCTGGCCCTGGGCGATACAGCGGCGGCGCGGGAGAGCTACCTGGCGCTCGAGCGGGCTGCGGCGGTGGGCTCCGCCGAGCGGCGCCGCGCCGCCGCGGTACGCCTCGAGCTGACGGCGCGGGAAGGGAAGGCGGCGGCGGCGGCGAGAGAGTTCGACGAGTTCCGCAGACAGTTCCCGGAGGCGCCCGAGCTGGATGCGGTCGCCGCCGCGCTGGCTGCCAGCCTGGCCGCCGAAGGCGAGGTCGAGCGCGCCGAGCGGCTGCTGGTGGGGATCAACGGGCCGCGCTCGAACCTGGCCCGCGGGCGGCTCGCCCTGCGGCAGGGGGAGGTGGCGCGCGCCCGCTCCGCGTTCCTGGCTGCGGCGCCCGCGCTGCACGGCGCGGAAGCCACCCAGGCCATCGCTCTGGCCACACTGCTGGGCCGGGTCTTGCCTGAGGGCGGACGGCTGCTGGCGCGTGCCCTGGCGCGCGCCGGCACAGGCGAGGTCGCCGGAGCTGTGGCACTGCTGCACAAGGGCGCCGGCGAGCTGCATGTCTCCGAGCGGCCAGCAGTCCTGGATTTCGCGGCCACACTGGCGGACCTGGCGGAGCTGCGCGAGGAGGCATCCCGCATCCGGCGGGAAATCATTGCTGAGCACCCCCGCGCGCCGGAAGTCGCGGCGGCGCTGCTCGGGCTGGCCCGCGCCTTGCTGGAACAGCCGAGCGGGCTGGAAGAGGCGCAGGAGTTGCTGCGGCGCCTTATTCTCGAGCACCCGCGCAGCGCGCTGGTGCCCCAGGCCCGGCGCGAGCTGGAACGGGCGCAGGGGCGAGTGCCGCACTCTTAG